Part of the Mixophyes fleayi isolate aMixFle1 chromosome 12, aMixFle1.hap1, whole genome shotgun sequence genome is shown below.
gtggatggctggttggctttgaggaacagatggattttgagtgcccatttgaaggagctcAGATTAGGGCACAGACGGACGGATGGAGGGAGAGGGGCAGCGCAGGAGAACTTTTTAATTGTGGTGTGGGatgtgatcagtgcagaggagAGGTGActgtcattggccgagcacagggaacaggcgggagtgtgaatggcggaggttagagatatagggggcagtggggTGGGAGAGggatttgtaggtgagggtgaggagtttaaagaggattctgtagaggaaagGGAGCCAGGGTGAGGCAGAGGAGGACCTATACATATGGTTATTGTAAAAGCACCACCTGACAGTCACTACATTCTATTTAATATGCAGTGTTTGGATCTGATACATTCCTGAACTGATTAGAATGGTTTGTTCTGGAAAGTTACCCCTCGTCTTGCTCCATTCATAGCTGTCATTATAGTAATGACCACCAGGTGGCGGTGTGATACTATGTTTGTAATGTGCAGCATCATATTGTCATATATTGTCTTCGCCTTAATGACATATCCTCTCTAGAGACCATCGcggctggtagagcggaggacggCATTGCTATAATCATACGATGGATGAGTAGATGTAAAAACACCTATTTATTAACGCATCTTTTCTGTAGAAGTGAAGAGATTTACCTTAAAGTTATACAAATCTAGATCTCGTGTAGGGAAGTCAAATAATTACGTAAGTTTTGTTATCTGTCAGTTTGGAGTCTTAAATGAATTTGCATAATGAAATATGggacatatattatttttattatttataaagtgttttcTTGTTTACAACATTGGCAAAGTGCTTATGTGCAGGGCCGCCAAGATGAATTTCGATTCCCAGTGCAACAACTTCTTGGGGCTCCTTCCATAGCCACTGATGGGGGTGGATGGGGGTCCTCCCACTACTCTAGCAAGCCTAGGTCCCCAGGCATGCCTGGCCCTGGTATTTTGTACCTGACACCCCCCActttcctcttggcagccctgcttgtgcAGATATAACACAATGTGCATGGGTAATGCCATAAGGTGGATGGAGGATAGTCCATTTAAAGCTCCATTACCACCTAGGAAAATGAGCCAATCACAAGTCACAAACTCCTGATTGTGAGTTTTGATTGGATCTCCCTACCCCCCCACCCCAAGGTAGTTACATTTCACTTATAACCCTGGCTTAAAGCCTCAGGGTGGTGGGGGAGATCCAATCAAAAATCACAATCAGGAGTTTGtgacttgtgattggtcctcccacatCGACTGCAATGCTACTTAAAGTTGGTTAAAAAAATCCAGGGCTGCAGCTATGGGGTGGGGGCCCTATAGTAACATATTGgtgtaggtggtagtgcagcgtTAAAACCTCTTCCAACAGTCTCAATTTTTGTGCTGCTAAAGGGTGATGTGGCCTCACAATAAAGGGTGGTTTGGGGTGTCATTTGGGTGGATCACCTGGTTagtctccctttttttttttttttttttttttattggtattttgGGGAGATACTGAAAAACATGCTATTGTGTAAATATAAATTGTGTTTCAATTGCATTTGCTGCTAATCTGTGGCATAGTCTTACTGATCACCAGCTAATTGAGCAAATTGTAAAATGTGCTTTTCTTTTATCAAGTTCATGGATCAGCGTTTTCAGCAGTGAATGAATTCCTCTCGGTACTTGTTACTAAGTTACAAAGCGCTCACCTGTTTCTCCGCTTCCTTTTTATACAATCTTTTTCTATTCCAGATCTCGCACTATGATTCTTTCTCACCTTTGTCGTCCATCTCTCTGCACTAAAATACAACCCCCTCCCTCCTCAGGATGCAGATATTTTTGGGGGTGGCTTAATGCAGTGTTTAACAGGTAAGGACTCTGATTTGCTGTTTTATTGAGAGAGACCCTGTCACATTTTTTATATGACACATCTAACATAATTGGAGTGCTGCCTCCTTCTATTGTTGAGTATATGATACCGAGAGCGGAGTGTTATATAAGAGGAAGGTGTCATGTGACTGTGCCAGACCTGTTTACTCATTTGCATACATTGCCACCGGCATTAGGGAGGAGTTGCCAGCATAGAGAGATGGAAGTAGCAAATCAATTAAACCCTGCACCCCTCAATTACCAGAGGTCTCATGCCTGGTGCACCCCAATTGCAAATAACCATCTGCCAGCGCTTCTCTGAGCGTTTGTGACGCTGGTAGCCATAGAATTTTGAATCTCTATACTAGTACAGGTAGCGCGGATTCGGTGACTGgtgtaaattttattttacaCCATCTAAACTAGACTTGGCAGAATAGTTTGGCAATCGTTGGCGTTCTACCAGTTCTCTGGCTCTGCTCTAAATACTTCCAGGATTTTATGACCTGATTCCATCCTCCTTCAGGGTCTTGTATCTTTCTTTTCTATACCAGGAGGTCAAATTCACTTGTCTTTTTAAAGCACAGAAGGCAACAAAACATGACTGAGCCAACAGCACATTAGATGGATGCACGTTATGTTGTGGAAGACGGTCTGCACACTGGGctaagaaatatatattaaacaactTATGGGCAATGAGTATATTACAGCGTTTACTAATCACAGAGCATTAACTAGagattaataaattcataaaaaTACTTCTCCCTCCTTGCAGAGAATGGTAATTAGGGCGTAATCTGTCTCCTAGTGTTGGGTGGCATAGTAATTATATAGTGTTGAATAGTCACTTTTTCCATAGTAACCACAGCAGAATCCATTCAAAGCATTATCAATTTGCTTCCTGTTGCACAACAGCCCTGAGCGGTATATAATCTTTATTTACTGTGCTGCCCCTTTTAATTCATCTGATATAGAGAGGAAGGTTCCAGCTTACCGCTTCCCTGATGCAGGATGTACACAATCTCATTCTATgtacagtttgtatgttctccccgtgtttgcgttgggtTTTCTTCGGGTGctaaggtttcctcccacatctccaaaaaacatactcataggttaattgactgctatcaaaattgaccctagtgtgtgtgtgtgtgtgtgtgtgtgtgtgtgttagggactttagactgtaagctccaatggggcagggactgatgtgtgttctctgtacagcgctgcagaattagtggcgctatataaatagctgatgatgattcatgatgaGCTTACTGTTTCAATAACAGAGACACTTTCTTTACCAGTTTCATGTTTCCGGgccactggccacacacacacacacacacagttattcCATGCAAATTTGCTGCTTCTCGGACCCACAAACTCATTCAGGAGACAGTTTGCTACTACCATTAATAGTTGCCTTTCACTACCTGGACATTCTGGCTCTGCTTCATTAAGGCACTTAAACGGCGATTTTTGTGCCTATGATCCGCAGTTACTCTGCCCacgcccagaactggaccacagAACGCTGCAATGTCCTATTCACcttcaaaggacacttactacagcctacggacgtgcgtatacccCATTCacgtacatttaaaaaaaaacaaaaaatgcttgTTACGTTCAGTATGCGAGCCTTGATGACGTGGGCTGTCTATGAGCAGTTGCTACACTAGACCATAATTACAGGGAGACTGTACTACAAGGCTACATTAATGCACATGCAACCGATTTAATCAGCATTTGTAACAATGCATCCTTGTGTACTTTaatttgttaactttttttttgctttgccattcttgGCTGTATGCACCACTTCTCCCAACTCCTTACAAGACCTCGCCGGCTCCTGAATTCTGCATTATTCTTCCCACCTTGGCTGTTCTGTCTTCTGTTTCCTTCTGCCCTTTTTTGAAGCGCGCACACAGATGATCGCTTGTCCTCCACGTAAGAAACACAAAACCTAGATCAGCTGAGTGATAAACGGTTTCATCCAATGCACAATATGAAACGCACAAGGAGATATAATACAGTCTGATTATTGTGGCAGCGTCTCATGTATAGGTCACGTCACTTATCTATTATCTGGAGTCAGTCAGCTCTACGAGCAGCTGTACTTTGTCTGTTTCTTCAGAGCAATAAGATACTGCGGGGCCCCTTATCTGGAGTGCACAGGTAATCAAATCTGAGGCTTATTCAGGCGGTCTATAATCACTAAACATAATCCGGGATACCACACAACAGCCGATAAACACAGTTACAGCTGAGAGCACACTTGGTAATTAGGAATATAGTAGATTAAAAACCAATCTGCTCTCCGATGGGTGTGTCGGCGTCCTCAGAGCCTTAACTCCTTATTCGTTACAGGGTTTTATTTCATTTCACAAAGCTTTACTACACAATGTCTTAATATAGAGTATATTTAGTGCAATTGTGAGAATAATGTGTTGTGATTGTGGAATCCTACGTGGTGTATTTATGTAATGACACaatcacaaatctttattaaaaagagTATTCTTGTAATGACATTATCAAGCgttataatcatcatttatttatacagtgccactgataccgcagcgctgtacagacaactcgctcacatcagttcctgccccattggagcttagtctaaattccctaacacacagacagacactagggtcaattttgataagtcaattaacctactagtatgtttttggattgtgggaggaaaccagagcacctggaggaaacccacgcagacactgggagaacatacaaacgcctcacagataagggccatggttgggaattgaccccagtgctgtgaggcagaagtgctaaccactaagccactgtgctctcGGTGTAATCACAGAATCGTGCTCTAATACTGGGTGTATTAGTGTAGTGACAGATTCTTCTGTTTAATAATATAGGGATTATTTATGTAATGAGAGAATCATGTATAAAAAAACATCAACCGTTTGATAAAAGGTCTTTACTAGACCGAAACGTCACGGTGCATATGGTTTTATCAAACTATAGAATAGCCCACACCAAACACAGGTATGCTAGCTTTCATAATTTAAATTACATAATTTCCAGAAATTTAAGCCCTGTAAACAAGATGAAAATTTAAATCCATGTAATCACATCTCAAATAAGTGTGCAAATATAGTATTGAATATCTAAAGTCCACATCTTAGAGTTTAATCATTGCATTAGCAAAATGAAGAGCTGCTttgtacagtcatagccaaaagttttccacagtgattttagaccttttgtcagatgttgctgtggtatactgaagtaaaattacaggtaattcataagtgtcaaaggcttttattgacaattacattaagtttatgcaaagagtcaatatttgcagtgttgaccattctttttgaagacttctgtaagtcgccctggcatgctgtcgatcaacttctgggccacatactgacttacagccgcccattcttacctaatcaatgcttggagtttctcagaatttgtggggttttgtttgtccacccgcctcttgaggattgaccacaagatctcaatgggattaaggtctggggaatttcctggccatggacccaaaatttagttCTTTTTATCCCGAGCCACTAtggtcttatggcaaggtgctccatagtgctggaaaaggcattgtccatcaccaaaatgttcttggatgattgggagaagttgctcttggaggatgttttggtaccattctttattcatggttgtgttcttaggaaaaattgtgagtgagcccactcccttggctgagaagcaaccccatgcatgaatggtctcaagatgctttactgttggcatgacacaggactgatggtagcgctcatctttccttctctggacaagtgtttttccagatgccccaatctgaaaggggattcatttgagaaaatgactttatcatagtcctcagcagtccaatccctgtaccttttgcagaatatcagtctgtccctgatggtttTTCCTGCAGAGAAGTAGCTTCTTTTCTGGCCACCttcacaccaggccatcctccaaaagtcttcacctcactgtgcgtgcagatgcacttgcacctacctgctgccattcctgagcaagctctgactggtggtgccccgatcccgcagctggatcaactttaggagacgatccTGGCACTTGCTGAACGTTCTGGcgccttgaagccttcttcacaattattgaacctctctccttgaagttcttgatgatccaataaatggttgatttaggtgtaattttactagcagcaatatgcttgcctgtgaagccctttttgtgcaaagcaatgacaactgcacgtgtttccttgcagataaccatggttaacagaggaagaacaatgatttcaagcaccaccctccttttaaagcttccagtctgttattctaactcaatcagcatgacagagtgatctccagccttgtcctcgtcaacactcgcctgttaacaagagaatcactgacctgatgtcagctggtccttttgtggtggggctgaaatgcagtggaaatgctgtttttgggataaagttcattgtcatggcaaatagggactttgaaactaattgcaattcatctgatcaatcCATGACGTTCTGGAGTATATGccaattgtcatcataaaaactgaggcagcagagtttGTGGGGATAAAAATACTTGTGgaattctcaaaagttttggccatgactgtagatatgGGGAAGTTGCTCAGAAACTGTACATAAGTCAACTCCGCTTAGCTGGGAGAAGGTGCTGGTGAAGTGATCACTGAATCCAGGGTGTGTACCTACATGGAAGCCTCGAACTGTCCAAGGCTACGTACCCATTGGCGTTAGATTTAAGCGTTTCACTTGCGTTTTTAACCACAAGGTAAATGCATGTAATCAGAccatacatatttgtgtttacatCTGTTGTAATTTGCACTACATTATTTTGAACTATATTTGTTCCATTTCACTGCATTTAACTCTCCTAAACAATATACGTCTCTAAAACGCATATTAAAACTTGTACACCCGCATATGCAGCACGTTTCGCTTGCTTTTTAACATGTGCTAAAGGCATCTCCAGTGGGTACGTAGCCgaacacacacagaaaataaataacagcGCTGAAGCGAAAAAGGGGAAAACATAATGACGTATTGTCCACTAATATTTGGGTTTAGTTATTTTGAGCGCAGAGCGATAAGGACATGTCCTATTGTAACATTCACACCAAGACACGGTACAGGGTTTGCCATCCATAATGAAACGCGCATGGCTTTTAAGGTTGGATGAATCTGGCATTGCTCTGTACCCAGAGAGGGGTTGGCAGAAACAAGGACTCTATCTGGACAAAACGGGACAAATATACAGAAAACTACAAATTAAGCAATAGTGATTAgttaatgtatattataaagcATCTATTGGGTAGCGGTAATACTATATAGAAGATCTCTATCAATCTCCAAGTATCGATACAAAACCTAAATTGACAAGAAGGAAGTTATATATTCTATAGTCAAACCTTTATGATGTGGACTAATTCATGTATCCAAAACAAGTAATTATTTTCAGAAGCCATCGATCTGTGTTCACCTAGTTGAGTTTATATAGACATTACTTAGTCTGAGTTGGCTTATTGTGTTATAGCTTCATTAAAATGTCTTGGAACAGGGAGAGACGCTTCTtaattgttcatttatgttgatTGTGGCCGTACATTAACGTGTGGCTTCACCAGTATATCAGGGATTTTGCAAAAGTAAATGACAGGTGTAACAACTTTTTAATTGTATCCATGTATTTGCAAATCTAAACCGTTATTGCGCATGTGATTCTTCCATAATACTATTCTGCATAATGACAATATAGGAGACCTAGAGATGGGTCCCCTTGTCCCCCCGCTTCATTCTGCATATGGTAATGTCCTTTGGGCGGTTCCATCATGTGTATAACGCCTCTCACACCCGCAGGGTGGACTACGAGCGTATAAAGGACGTCGGACCCGACAGAGCCGCCTCAGAATGGCTCCTGCGCTGTGGGGCCAAAGTACGTTATAAAGGATTCGAGAAGTGGCAGCAGGACTACAATGGGCTCCCGACGGGCCCTCTGGGCAAATACAAGATACAAGCTATAGATGCCAGCGAGTCCTGCATTATGTACAGAGGGTTCGACTACTTGGGTGAGGACATATCTGTTACTAAGTGACCGTCTCTCCGTATCTGCGGGCTCTATAGAGGCGCTGTGTATGTGACCTACAGGACAGGATTATCCGTCATTGGAAAGGAACAGTGACCACTGATTTATACAGAAAAGGGGTTTTACAGTAATTTGGAGCACTCTGCCTAAAATGTACCTAAAAAAATGACCCCTATGTTCCCCACGCTGCCCCTGACATTACCCTCATCAAATAGTTTAGTGAGGACAACGATGACCATGTCTGACTGTCACTGTCCTACTGATTAGATTACTTAtcagtgctcctcatagtgactgcAGGAGAAGTTCAGTGATCACATCTGAATTACTTAAATGAGATTCACAGGGTGGAGAAGGGGCAGCTAGGGGGCTTTCCCTGCTCATTCACAAGTATTTCGGAGTAGAATCCTCACATATGGCTGTGCTGCTTATACATGACAGCTGTCGGGTGGAGCGCCCCTTCTGGGAACCATTTTGTTTGGTTCGGTTTCCCAAGATGCACCATTGTTGGTAGAAATTCCAGTCCACTAAATCAGCTGCCTTATTTAAGGTATTACTAGTAGATCCATGTGGACATCAATCTAAAAGTAACTGCTGTTGTAATAAAATAggtatgtgatgttgaatacttttgtgtcaaaaaagacaaaagtattataggggCGATACCTCTACTGGCTAACCAAAagaaatttttatatttgctagctttcagatcACAGAGGGcccatttgtaaacttgcctggtGAAGGGGCCTCTGATCTGAAAGTtagcaaatataaataattattttggtcagccaataaaggtatcgcccctataatacttttgtcttctttgacacaaaagtattcaacatcacatagatgttgaatacttttttttgcaTGGTATTGCAAAAAAAGTGCTTATTTTgctacatattttaataaagataGGAAAATCCTATTGTAGTCTCTGACTTCCACTATGTTAAAATGAGAGATTTGCCACAAAAAAGTGTATATAGAAATTTCCAGTACAAATCAATGCAGCCTGAACCATGAAAATGGGTCAGGTCATAGAGGTGTAAACTCTGTTCTTGAAGGGCTTAAAGTCTGCCAATTGCTTCTATATAGTGATGCAAATTTATGCAGAGTCAAATATTTGCAGTcttaacccttctttttgaagaaatctacaattcaccctggcatgttgtcaatcaacttctgggccacatactgactgatgaccgcccattcttgcctaatcaatgcttagagtttgtcagaatttgagaGTTTTTATTTGGgtgtcaaaacatcaaaattttaggtccatgaccaggaaactccctagaccttaatcccattgagaacttgtggtcaatcatcaagaggcgggtagacaaacaaacccacaaattctgaataACTCCAaacactgattaggcaagaatgggcggtcatcagtcagtatgtgacccagaagttgattgacaacatgccagggtgaattgcagaggtcttcaaaaagg
Proteins encoded:
- the DMAC2L gene encoding ATP synthase subunit s, mitochondrial gives rise to the protein MILSHLCRPSLCTKIQPPPSSGCRYFWGWLNAVFNRVDYERIKDVGPDRAASEWLLRCGAKVRYKGFEKWQQDYNGLPTGPLGKYKIQAIDASESCIMYRGFDYLDALEHLEEIKLYKCIYIEDACLERISKIENLQQSLRRLEIITCGNVTDKGIISLNTLRNLEYLFLSDLPGIQKKDLTVELLQKSNSSLNIELDLD